One region of Corvus moneduloides isolate bCorMon1 chromosome 15, bCorMon1.pri, whole genome shotgun sequence genomic DNA includes:
- the GPX3 gene encoding glutathione peroxidase 3, producing the protein MGGCSRSNWILPLFLAGLVQLGRSEEREKVDCYHSVKDTIYSYGALTLDGDEYIPFERYRGKTVLFVNVATYUGLTLQYVELNALQDELRNQGVVVLGFPSNQFGKQEPGQNSEILPALKHVRPGGGFVPNFQLFQKGDVNGANEQKIFTFLKNACPPVAEEFGNPNKLFWEPLRNHDIKWNFEKFLVSPEGVPVMRWYHRTNISVVKNDIIAYLRQRVQHQEQADQ; encoded by the exons ATGGGGGGCTGCTCCCGCAGCAACTGGATTTTGCCCCTTTTCTTGGCTGGGCTCGTCCAGCTGGGGCGAAgtgaggagagggagaag GTGGACTGCTACCACTCGGTGAAGGACACCATCTACAGCTACGGGGCCCTGACCCTCGATGGGGACGAGTACATCCCCTTTGAGAGGTACAGGGGGAAGACAGTGCTCTTTGTCAACGTAGCCACATACTGAGGCCTGACCCTGCAGTATGTTG AACTGAATGCACTACAAGATGAACTAAGAAACCAGGGGGTCGTGGTCCTTGGCTTCCCCTCCAACCAATTTGGGAAGCAGGAACCCGGACAGAACTCAGAGATCCTCCCTGCGCTTAA GCATGTCAGGCCAGGAGGTGGCTTTGTTCCCAACTTCCAGCTGTTCCAGAAAGGGGATGTGAATGGGGCCAATGAGCAGAAGATCTTCACCTTCCTGAAG AACGCCTGTCCCCCGGTGGCGGAGGAGTTTGGAAACCCCAACAAGCTCTTCTGGGAGCCTCTGCGGAACCATGACATCAAGTGGAACTTTGAGAAGTTCCTGGTGAGCCCCGAGGGTGTGCCGGTCATGCGCTGGTACCACCGCACCAACATCTCCGTGGTGAAGAATGACATCATAGCCTACCTGCGGCAGCGGGTGCAGCACCAGGAACAGGCTGACCAGTAG
- the SMIM3 gene encoding small integral membrane protein 3 — protein sequence MDLPNLTGPTDLPKHILDIWVIVLIILATILIMTALLLCPATAVIIYRVRTHPTCNGIV from the coding sequence ATGGACCTCCCTAACCTCACTGGTCCTACCGACCTCCCCAAGCACATCTTGGATATCTGGGTCATCGTCTTGATCATCCTGGCCACCATCCTCATCATGACAgcgctgctgctgtgcccagccacTGCCGTCATCATCTACCGAGTACGAACACACCCCACATGCAACGGCATCGTGTGA